The DNA sequence CGGTTAAAGCTGGAACTTTTGAACGGAGAGAGGAATTTTCTGTCCTGCCGACACCGGGTACAAGTTATATATCAGTTACCGGAACGGCAACTGTCAACGGCGAGGCGGTGAAACAATCGACCCCTGCTATCCCTTTGACGATCGTCGAGGCACCCTTTATCGTAACGGTTGAGCCTTTGCGCTTTAGCATTGTCTTCCCCGCAACGGCACCCTCAGCGTCTAAAGTCGAGACCGTGGCACTTACGGAAACCAACACAACAGTAGACACCGAAACAGCAAAAGCCGAAGATCCGCAAACAAAGGAAGCGATATTGACGTTAACGATCGTCCGGCAGGGCGGCTTCACAGATGAAGTCACGTTGACACCGATCGATGTCCCAGAAGGCTTCACCACGGAGGCGGTTACCATCCCAGCAAACGAGACAGAAGCCAAAGTCCCACTAAAGGCTCTCAGCTCTTTAACGGCGGAAACGTACGAGTTTAAATTTCGGGGCTCTGTGATGATTAACGATAAACCTTTTGAGCAGGATAGTCCTACCCTCAAGGTAAAGATTATTTTTTAAACGTTCCTTGCGGTTCGGTCAAGTGGGTTTGATACATAAGGTGTCTTGCCGTATATCCGCCTGCGTGTTTTTGCGAATATGAGGTCTCCCGTGTGGGCTTCAAATCAACGGTATTCATGCCGTGTGGCATGAACCGGGGGTCTTTGATAGGGGTTTTTGCTTGGGTATTTCTGCGTATTTCTGCGTATGGTTGCAGGCGGCTGTCTTCCTCATAATTCAAAACCGTAGCGCGTAACGAAGTGGAGCGCGGATTTAAGAAGACACCCCTAAAATACCAACCCCGTTGTTTTTCCGCAAGGTACGTTTAAAACATGACAGCATCCCCCTATACACGCGTCCATCAAGACCCAACAACGTCAGCCCGAGTCGGCAAGATCCAAACGACACACGGTGTTGTGAACACACCGATATTTATGCCCGTTGGAACACGTGGTACGGTGAAAGCCTGTACACCCCAAACGCTATCCGAGCAAATTCAGGCGGAAATCATCCTTGCCAATACCTACCACCTTTACCTACGTCCCGGACACGAGATTGTCCGAGAGGCGGGTGGTTTGCATTCGTTTATGGGATGGCATAGCCCCATTCTTACGGATAGCGGCGGATTCCAAGTCTTTAGCCTTGGTCCTCTCCGCAAGATTACAGAGGAGGGTGTGGCGTTTCGTTCCACGATAGATGGCACTGAACACTTCATCAGTCCGGAACGCTCGATCGAGATTCAAAATGCCCTCGGTGCTGACATTATTATGGCGTTTGACGAGTGTCCTGCGTTACCGAACGATTACACGTATCTCAAGGATTCGATGGAGATGACTTTGCGATGGGCAGAACGGTGTCAAAAGGCGCATCAGAATCCGGATCAACTGCTCTTCGGGATTGTGCAAGGCGGTATGGAACGCGACTTACGTCAGGCGAGCGTAGATGGTACTGTATCGATCGGTTT is a window from the Candidatus Poribacteria bacterium genome containing:
- the tgt gene encoding tRNA guanosine(34) transglycosylase Tgt, with translation MTASPYTRVHQDPTTSARVGKIQTTHGVVNTPIFMPVGTRGTVKACTPQTLSEQIQAEIILANTYHLYLRPGHEIVREAGGLHSFMGWHSPILTDSGGFQVFSLGPLRKITEEGVAFRSTIDGTEHFISPERSIEIQNALGADIIMAFDECPALPNDYTYLKDSMEMTLRWAERCQKAHQNPDQLLFGIVQGGMERDLRQASVDGTVSIGFPGYAIGGLSVGEEKDLMYETLTYVAPLLPEEKPRYLMGVGTPEDLVYGVRCGIDMFDCVMPTRNARNGSLFTTAGIIRIRNTKYKNDFSPLDAACTCYTCQNFTRAYLRHLHVENEILGSQLHTLHNLHFYVSLMRGIRHAICDGSFAALADSGPDIGQFVKLGQPTEAETF